One Zymoseptoria tritici IPO323 chromosome 3, whole genome shotgun sequence genomic region harbors:
- a CDS encoding 54S ribosomal protein L38, mitochondrial, producing the protein MIQLKTMVNVIDNSGAAIAECVKVLKMKRHARIGDRIIVVVQKQRNFGPESGGGGSVSVSAANKVRRGDIRHAVVVRTKKKYQRADGSVVGFEDNACVLINKGGEPIGSRLNGIVGQELRNMRWSKILSLAPMHL; encoded by the exons ATGATCCAACTAAAG ACCATGGTCAACGTAATCGACAACTCCGGCGCCGCCATAGCCGAATGCGTCAAAGTCCTCAAAATGAAACGCCACGCACGAATCG GCGACAGAATAATAGTAGTCGTCCAAAAACAACGAAACTTCGGTCCCGAgtccggcggcggcggctccGTCTCCGTCAGCGCCGCCAACAAAGTTCGCCGCGGCGACATCCGACACGCCGTCGTCGTGCGGACGAAGAAAAAGTACCAGCGAGCGGACGGAAGTGTCGTCGGGTTCGAGGATAATGCGTGCGTGTTGATTAACAAGGGAGGGGAACCGATTGGGTCGAGATTGAATGGGATTGTGGGCCAGGAGTTGAGGAATATGAGGTGGAGTAAGATTTTGAGTTTGGCGCCGATGCATTTGTGA